The DNA segment GAACCCGGCGGTCTGGAACTGGACGGCCAGTCCGCCATCGCGGTGGTGCCCGACAGGACCACCGTCTACACCCTCAGCGTCAGCAACCTGATGGGCGGCTCCTCCCGGAGCCTGGAAGTCCGCGTGGAAGCCCCGCGCCGCGTGCTGACGGAAAAGGACCTGAGCGATCCGGAGGAGGCCGTCAAGCCGCTGGAGCGCATGGATCTCCAGGAAGCCCTCAATCGCGGCGCCGCCCAGCGCGCCGCCGCGCCCGAAGGCGCCTGGACTCTGCGGCTGGTGGTCTCCGGCCACGCGCCTGGCCTCAAGCAGGTGGCCCGCGCCGCTGGCTCCAGGACGCCGGACATCCTCGTCCTGCCCTACCTGCGGCCGGATGGCTTCCGCTGGTGGCAGGCCTGCTACGGCACCTTCGCCTCCCGAGCGGAGGCCCAACGGGCATGGAAGCAGGCGCCGGCTCCCCTGCGGAAGGCTTTCCACGACGCCCTTCCCCTGCGCCTTCAGAAGCTGCCGGGCGACCCGCCAAAAGCGATGTAGACCCCGCCTGAAGTGAGCACCACCCCTCTACCCGTGAAGGCTCCACTTCCCCGCTGATCGTCTTGGCGCTGGCTCTTTTCAGCTCCGGATGACTTCCACCTCGAAGACCTCGCCCACCATGTCCGGATCGAGGGTGTCCACGATGAAGTAGATGGTGTGGGGCTCGCCGTCGGGATTTCGGTAGGTGGCCCGCGGTTCTCCGCTGGGGATGCGGTTCTGCAGGAGGCCGGGCTCCTCACGGCCCCAGGCGTTCACGCCCAGGACGCGGAACCAGGCCTTTCGGCCCTCGACCACCTGGACTGCGACCTTCCCTCCGGCAGGAACCTCGATGGCGTAGGCTCGCCATCCGCTGATGTCGGGAATCTTGTCGCGGACCCGCACGCTGCCCGCCGGCAATTGCAGGGCCGGGATGGAGGGCCCCTGCCGGGCGTTCCTCCGCATCTGTCCCTGGAGATCGCCGCCCGCCCCAGCATCCGGAACACGGGGGACCATCGGCCCGCGGGCCGCGCGGGGCAGATCCTTGGCGTCCACCACCCGAAGCGGCGCCGCAGGCGACTGGAACAGAAGTGCGGGAACGGAGAGCAGCCAGGGAATCAAGGGAACCTCCGACGTTTAGATGCCGCGATAAGAAGGAAGGATCACCGGAAGGTCAGGGGAGCACGCGGTACTCGCTCTGGACCAGTCCGCTCGGGAAGGCCCGGGTGGCGACGTGGCGGAGAGCCATATCGTGGGGCAGGGCGCCGAAGAGCGGGATGCCTTCGCCGATCAGCACGGGGACCCGGGTGATGATCAGACGGTCGATCAGCCCCGCCCGCAGAAAGCGCTGGATCGTGATACCGCCGTCCACGTAGAGATTCATGACACCGCGTTCCGCCAGCCGGGCCACGATCTCCGCCGGCAATCCGGCCATCTGTTCGACTGCGCTTCCCGTGGAACTCGGCAACTGGAGGGGACGGCTGCTGAGCACCACCACCCGCTTGGAACCGTAGGGCCAGGGATCGAAGGTCAGCACCTTGTCGAAAGTGTTGCGGCCGATGATCAGCGCATCGACACTCGCCATGAATTCGTCGTAGCCGTGGGGCTCCCCGCCTTCATCCGGCAGCCAATCCAGGTCGTGGTTCCCCCGCGCGAGGAACCCGTCCACGCTGACGCCCACAAACACGGACACAGTCATGCAACCTCCCCGTCTTGGGTACCTCGAGGAATGAAAATAACCGAGCCTATCGCTTCCGGGGCGCTACTCCCCCAACTTCCGGAGGAGGTCGTCGGCGACGCGCCCTGCAGCGCCCGGCTGGCCCAGGTGGCCGCGCACCTCGGCCAGATCGGCGCGGATCTGGGCGGCTTCGGCGGGATCCAGCAGCCGCGCGAGCTCCTGGCCCAGCCGCTCCGCGTTGACGTCCCCCTGCACCAGCTCGGTGGCCACTTCGCGCCGCGCGACGACGTTGGCCAGGCCGAAGTGGGGCAGCTTCACGACGTGCCGCGCCACCTGGTAGGTGAGGGCGTTCAGCTTGTAGACGATGGCGAAGGGCGTTCCCAGGAGGGCGGTCTCCAGGGTGGCGGTGCCGGAGGCCACCAGCGCCGCGTCCGCGTAGGCCCGGGCGGCGTAGGCGCGCCCCTGGACCAGCGTCACCGGCGCCTCGCCGAGATGGGCGCGCACGAAGCCGGATTCCAGCGTGGGTGCGATGGGCAGGACCCACTGGACCTCCGGCCGTGAACTCCGCCAGTTCCGCGCCAACTCCGCCATGGGCGGAAGGAGCCGCTGGATCTCGCCCCGCCGGCTGCCCGGGAGGAGGGCCACCAGGGGCCGCGCGGGGTCCAGGCCCGTCTCCGCGAAGAAGGCCGCGCGATCGCACTCGGGCTTCACCACTTCCACCAGGGGGTGGCCCACGAACCGGGCATCCACCGGATAGCCGCGGAACAGCTCCGGCTCGAAATCGAACAGGCAGTAGAGGGTGTCCAGGGTGCGCCCCAGATCGGGAATGCGCCCCTTCTTCCAGGCCCACACCTGGGGGCAGACGTACTGGTGCAGCGTCACCGCCGGCGCCTGTTTGCGGAGGGCCTTGGCCAGGCGGAGGTTGAAGCCGGGGTAGTCGATGAGCAGGGCGCCGGAGACGGCCTCCTCTCCAGCGGCGGCCAGGATCTCGCCGAACAGCCGGTTCAGCCGCGGGAGGTGGCGGATCACCTCCACGAAGCCCACCACGGCGAGGTCCTTCACGTCCGCCAGCTTGCGATCGAGGAAGGGCGTCATCCGCGGCCCTCCCACCCCGATGACGCGGAGGTCGGGGCGGCGGGCCTTCAGCTCCCGCAGGAGTTCCGCGCCATGCAGGTCCCCGGAATCCTCCCCCGCCACCACCAGCAGCGGACCCGTCACGGGCGGCCCTCGGAGTTCCAGTGCCGTCCGAACACCAGCTCGCCCTCGGGGCCCGCGGGGCGCGCCACAGGGGGCAGATCCGCGGGAAACAGCACGGGCGGATGGGCGACTTCCAGAACGGTCGCTTCGCGGCGGAAGGCCTCCGGATCCCGCGCGGGAAGGGCCATGTCCCAGCGGTAGCCCAGGCGCTGGAGGGGCCGGAGGTCGGAGGAGGGCTCGCACACGCCGCACCACAAGCGATCCACGAGGGCGTCCACGTCGGCCGTCGCCGGATGCCAGCAGAACCCCACGGCCTCGGCGCGGGCCTGCCGCAGGAGATCGGCCACCTCGGCTTCGGCGCCCCCTTCGATCCGCAGGGCCAGCTTGGTTCCGCGGCCCGACGCGGCCTCCAGCAGGGCCTCCAGGCGGCCCAGCAGGCGGAAGCCTTCTTCCCGGGTCGCGGGCCGGGGCGCGCAAAGGACGAGGAAATCGGGGTTCAGTCCCCAGCCGAGAGCCTCCACGCCCTCTTCGAGGGTTCCGTTCTGGGGCAGATGGATGGCGGGGATGGCCATGCCGCGTCGGACGGCCTGTCCCCATCCACCGTGGACGTCCCCATCCCAGGCGAGGGCCACGGCGCCCGCCGCGACCCACTCTCCGGGGTCGGAACGGGAGGAAATCAGGGGCACGAACCGCATGGGTTTATCATGGAGCAACGGAGGCACCATGGGCCGCATTTTCACCCTGGACGAAGCGCGGGCCATGATGCCGCAGGTGAAGGCGGTCACAGAACCTGTCTACACACTCGCTGCGAGCCTCGCCGAAGAACTCAGCCAGGCGGAGGACGCCAAGGACGAACCCCGGGCCGACGCCCTGCGGGAACGGCTCCAGACCCTCGTCCAGAGCTGGCAGCAGAGCATGCAGGACCTGGAGGCCGAAGTGAAGGGTCTCTGGCTGGTGGACTTCGATTCGGGCGACGGCTACTGGTGCTGGGCCTATCCCGAGGACGAGCTGGGCCATTGGCACAGCTATGAAGGCGGGTTCCGTTCCCGCGTTCCCGTGGACCAGCGGCCCGGCGTCCAGGCCTGAATGCCGAAGCCCCAGAAGCGCATCGAGCCCGGCGCCCCGCCCCAGGATTTTCGGGCGGCGGTTCTCGCGGTGGTGGCGCGGATCCCGCGCGGCCAGTTGGCGTCCTACGGCCAGGTGGCGCTCCTGGCGGGCTTCCCCCAGCGCCCGCGCCAGGTGGGGATGGTGCTGTCGGGCCTGCCGGAGGGCACGGATCTGCCCTGGCACCGCGTGGTGAACACCC comes from the Geothrix sp. 21YS21S-4 genome and includes:
- a CDS encoding dihydrofolate reductase family protein: MTVSVFVGVSVDGFLARGNHDLDWLPDEGGEPHGYDEFMASVDALIIGRNTFDKVLTFDPWPYGSKRVVVLSSRPLQLPSSTGSAVEQMAGLPAEIVARLAERGVMNLYVDGGITIQRFLRAGLIDRLIITRVPVLIGEGIPLFGALPHDMALRHVATRAFPSGLVQSEYRVLP
- the lpxB gene encoding lipid-A-disaccharide synthase, whose product is MTGPLLVVAGEDSGDLHGAELLRELKARRPDLRVIGVGGPRMTPFLDRKLADVKDLAVVGFVEVIRHLPRLNRLFGEILAAAGEEAVSGALLIDYPGFNLRLAKALRKQAPAVTLHQYVCPQVWAWKKGRIPDLGRTLDTLYCLFDFEPELFRGYPVDARFVGHPLVEVVKPECDRAAFFAETGLDPARPLVALLPGSRRGEIQRLLPPMAELARNWRSSRPEVQWVLPIAPTLESGFVRAHLGEAPVTLVQGRAYAARAYADAALVASGTATLETALLGTPFAIVYKLNALTYQVARHVVKLPHFGLANVVARREVATELVQGDVNAERLGQELARLLDPAEAAQIRADLAEVRGHLGQPGAAGRVADDLLRKLGE
- a CDS encoding DUF2203 domain-containing protein — protein: MGRIFTLDEARAMMPQVKAVTEPVYTLAASLAEELSQAEDAKDEPRADALRERLQTLVQSWQQSMQDLEAEVKGLWLVDFDSGDGYWCWAYPEDELGHWHSYEGGFRSRVPVDQRPGVQA
- a CDS encoding MGMT family protein gives rise to the protein MPKPQKRIEPGAPPQDFRAAVLAVVARIPRGQLASYGQVALLAGFPQRPRQVGMVLSGLPEGTDLPWHRVVNTQGYVPSRGRWWGAFEQIGRLREEGIEVDDEGNLDLEAHRWSGTPTKPKARRRP